In one Arachis duranensis cultivar V14167 chromosome 9, aradu.V14167.gnm2.J7QH, whole genome shotgun sequence genomic region, the following are encoded:
- the LOC107466070 gene encoding uncharacterized protein LOC107466070 has translation MFESSGILCCHCVAVFSSYKVNRVPAYCVLPHWRKNIKQKYIYIKSSHDVSYLDKSYNLFRELCAHFFNVTQKFVTCDDETTMLHATLDNGRTKLTDYHTKMRSKSVADALDTLATQSLCMVGIEDIQDPSRVTTNGGPKSKRLKADMDKSIKNLCGGKRGI, from the coding sequence ATGTTCGAGAGTTCAGGCATACTGTGTTGTCACTGCGTTGCTGTGTTTTCATCTTACAAAGTGAATAGAGTTCCTGCCTATTGTGTTCTCCCTCATTGGAGGAAGAACATAAAGCAAAAGTACATCTACATTAAAAGTAGTCATGATGTGAGTTATTTAGATAAGAGTTATAACTTATTCAGAGAGTTATGTGCAcacttctttaacgtcactcaGAAATTCGTGACTTGTGACGACGAAACAACCATGTTGCATGCTACTCTGGACAATGGAAGGACTAAGCTGACTGATTACCATACCAAGATGCGGTCCAAAAGTGTTGCCGATGCCCTTGATACATTGGCCACACAGAGTCTATGCATGGTTGGCATAGAGGACATTCAAGACCCATCAAGAGTCACCACAAATGGTGGGCCAAAAAGTAAAAGGCTTAAAGCTGATATGGACAAGTCAATCAAAAATCTGTGTGGAGGAAAAAGAGGAATTTAG